In Lasioglossum baleicum chromosome 19, iyLasBale1, whole genome shotgun sequence, the following proteins share a genomic window:
- the LOC143218323 gene encoding uncharacterized protein LOC143218323, translated as MAAKHLGERPDCLPLRNLEEIQSFENAPVEVYRSVVCILQYMLGIWSNWGGGGQSVKDVVKVCFKEVLSDAVVDIYTLTGTGNKRSLHDTRPIKAIYEAIMRSTMFAKPKKADFVKAMQLVLKAAKMRTRISSGISSVNTLALTYARNTWADLADSGAAAATAAAATAAAATAAVATTARRRGHVRVRVLIHIHLLKIQRCLVQPHGEGTTPWTKSSAKIIMQKQRERRKWLKKLRTFGIRK; from the exons ATGGCGGCGAAACATCTGGGTGAGCGACCCGACTGCCTGCCTCTACGAAATCTAGAGGAGATACAAAGCTTCGAGAATGCTCCCGTTGAAGTCTACCGCAGTGTCGTATGTATATTgcaatatat gTTGGGTATTTGGTCcaattggggggggggggggcaatcgGTGAAAGATGTCGTGAAGGTGTGTTTCAAGGAGGTCCTCTCTGACGCAGTGGTGGATATATACACGTTGACGGGTACCGGTAATAAACGATCACTGCACGACACGCGCCCAATAAAGGCCATATACG AGGCTATAATGCGATCAACCATGTTCGCAAAGCCAAAGAAGGCCGATTTCGTGAAAGCGATGCAGTTGGTGCTAAAAGCGGCGAAAATGCGGACACGTATTTCGTCCGGGATATCCTCTGTCAACACCCTTGCCCTCACATATGCCCGCAATACGTGGGCAGATCTGGCCgacagcggcgcggcggcggcgacggcagCGGCGGCGACGGCAGCGGCGGCGACGGCAGCGGTGGCAACGACAGCGCGACGACGAGGACACGTACGAGTCCGAGTACTTATACACATACATCTTCTGAAGATCCAGAGATGTCTCGTGCAACCACACGGCGAAGGGACAACTCCGTGGACAAAATCTTCAGCGAAG